From one Rhodoflexus caldus genomic stretch:
- a CDS encoding NAD(P)-dependent oxidoreductase, with product MKIGIIREGKTPPDRRVPLTPRQCTLLRRLHPDVEIYVQPSPIRCYTDEEYAAEGLPLTEDLSHCDVLLGIKEVPIANLIANKTYFFFSHTIKKQAYNRPLLQALLQKNITMVDYETLTDEKGNRLIAFGHYAGLVGAYNGILAYGEKYNLFHLKPAHQCFDRHELIFGLHKLALPPIKIALTGSGRVAKGAMEMLDEMKIERVDVMEYLNQKQFSMPVYTQLSSSAYHVHKKGRKFIAEEFYSFPEHFESHFEPFYRNTDLLIAAAYWHPKAPRLFTAEEMKRDDFRIRVIADITCDIDGSIPSTKRPSKIGDPVYDYNRFTEQLEPPYSNPDNVSVMAIDNLPSELPRDASEEFGGIFIERILAHLFKDDEGVIARATITQGGHLTQRYAYLQAFAEGKE from the coding sequence ATGAAAATCGGAATCATCAGAGAGGGGAAGACCCCACCCGACCGCCGCGTACCGCTGACACCGCGCCAGTGCACCCTGTTGCGCCGTCTGCATCCGGATGTTGAAATATATGTACAGCCCAGCCCCATTCGTTGCTACACGGACGAAGAATACGCCGCCGAAGGGCTGCCGCTCACCGAAGATTTGAGCCACTGCGATGTATTGCTGGGCATTAAAGAAGTGCCGATTGCTAACCTGATAGCTAATAAAACGTACTTCTTTTTTTCACATACGATAAAAAAACAGGCATACAATCGTCCGCTTTTGCAAGCACTTTTGCAGAAAAATATTACCATGGTGGACTATGAAACGCTCACCGACGAAAAAGGTAATCGTCTGATTGCTTTCGGGCATTATGCAGGGTTGGTAGGCGCTTATAACGGCATTTTGGCTTACGGCGAAAAGTACAACCTGTTCCATCTGAAACCTGCGCATCAGTGCTTCGACCGCCACGAGTTGATTTTCGGACTGCACAAATTAGCCTTGCCACCCATCAAAATTGCCCTGACAGGCAGCGGGCGCGTTGCCAAAGGAGCAATGGAAATGCTGGACGAAATGAAAATTGAGCGCGTGGATGTGATGGAATATCTCAACCAAAAACAGTTTTCCATGCCTGTTTATACACAGTTGAGTTCCTCTGCCTACCACGTACACAAAAAAGGACGCAAGTTTATTGCCGAAGAATTTTACAGCTTCCCCGAGCATTTTGAATCGCATTTTGAACCCTTTTATCGGAATACCGACCTGTTGATTGCTGCCGCTTACTGGCATCCGAAAGCCCCCCGACTGTTTACGGCGGAAGAAATGAAGCGCGATGATTTCCGCATCCGCGTCATTGCCGACATTACCTGCGACATCGACGGCTCTATCCCTTCCACCAAGCGCCCCAGCAAAATCGGCGACCCCGTGTACGACTACAACCGCTTTACCGAACAGTTGGAGCCGCCCTACAGCAATCCCGACAATGTTTCGGTCATGGCAATAGATAACCTGCCCAGCGAACTGCCCCGCGATGCCTCGGAGGAGTTTGGCGGTATCTTCATTGAGCGCATTCTGGCTCACCTGTTCAAAGATGACGAGGGCGTAATTGCACGCGCTACCATCACCCAAGGCGGACACTTGACCCAGCGGTATGCCTATTTGCAGGCGTTCGCAGAAGGGAAAGAGTAA
- the alaS gene encoding alanine--tRNA ligase — translation MTSNEIRRQFLDFFTKKCGHAYVHSAPMVLKNDPTLMFSNSGMVQFKDYFLGNRIAEHKRVANSQKCLRVSGKHNDLEDVGLDTYHHTMFEMLGNWSFGDYFKKEAIQWAWELLTEVYRLPKDRLYVTVFGGDEKEGLSRDDEARELWKQHIDENRILYGNKKDNFWEMGDQGPCGPCSEIHIDLRPDEERAQISGYDLVNNDHPQVIEIWNLVFMQFNRKADGSLEPLPDKHVDTGMGFERLVRAIQNKVSNYDTDIFQPIIRQLEEESGKNYHQAERENSKVAVAMRVVADHLRAVVFAIADGQLPSNNKAGYVIRRILRRAVRYGYTFLGFRQPFMCRLVPLMAEQFAGIFPEVKAQLDFIVNVVREEEAAFLRTLENGLRMLDDIIAQSVATKLIDGKVAFELYDTYGFPLDLTALIARENGLLIDEAGFDKAMQEQKDRSRNAAASEKGDWVILESSDEPTEFVGYEADEAEARLLRYRQITDKKGTQYQIVLDRTPFYAESGGQVGDTGILVVQGENPRKIRIADTKKEIDQIIHFTYDNLPEILAGVKGAPVVTALIDNSRRRLIESNHTATHLMHAALREVLGTHVAQKGSLVNDEVLRFDFSHFAKMTESEIAQVEKIVNAKIRENIPLDEQRNVPIEKAKAMGAMALFGEKYGDFVRVITFDKNFSVELCGGTHVAQTGAIGQFKILSESSSAAGVRRIEAVTAAKAEQIINEELALLDAVRALLKNPKDLLKSVENLLDEKQALQKEIERLQNEALQGIKQQLRTQIADKNGVQFLAAQVEVPKPDALKTLAFQLKQETESLFAVLTAAIDGKAHIAVMIADELVKERNWNASQIVKDLAKLVEGGGGGQPFFATAAGKNTAQLKAVLSAAEQILA, via the coding sequence ATGACTTCCAACGAAATACGCCGGCAATTCTTAGACTTTTTCACCAAAAAATGCGGCCATGCCTACGTGCACTCTGCACCAATGGTACTGAAAAATGACCCTACCCTGATGTTTTCCAACTCAGGTATGGTGCAGTTCAAAGATTATTTTTTGGGCAATCGCATTGCCGAACATAAGCGCGTAGCCAATTCACAAAAATGCTTGCGTGTTTCGGGCAAGCACAACGACCTGGAAGACGTGGGGCTGGATACCTATCACCACACCATGTTTGAGATGCTGGGCAACTGGTCGTTTGGCGATTATTTCAAAAAAGAAGCCATTCAGTGGGCGTGGGAACTGCTGACCGAAGTTTATCGCTTGCCAAAAGACAGACTGTATGTTACCGTTTTTGGCGGCGATGAAAAAGAAGGCCTCAGCCGCGATGACGAAGCCCGCGAACTCTGGAAACAACACATTGACGAAAACCGCATTTTGTACGGCAACAAAAAAGACAACTTTTGGGAAATGGGCGACCAAGGGCCTTGCGGGCCTTGCTCCGAAATCCACATAGACTTGCGCCCCGACGAGGAACGCGCACAGATTTCAGGTTACGATTTGGTAAACAACGACCACCCGCAGGTAATTGAAATCTGGAATCTGGTATTTATGCAGTTCAATCGCAAAGCAGACGGCAGCCTCGAGCCGCTTCCCGACAAGCACGTGGATACAGGCATGGGCTTCGAGCGTCTGGTGCGCGCCATTCAGAACAAAGTTTCCAACTACGATACCGATATCTTCCAGCCGATTATCCGCCAATTGGAGGAGGAATCCGGCAAAAATTATCATCAGGCCGAGCGGGAAAACAGCAAAGTTGCGGTTGCCATGCGCGTGGTTGCTGACCACCTGCGCGCGGTTGTCTTTGCCATTGCCGATGGACAGTTGCCCTCTAACAACAAGGCTGGTTATGTTATCCGCCGCATTTTGCGCCGTGCCGTGCGCTACGGGTACACGTTTTTGGGATTCCGTCAGCCGTTTATGTGCCGCCTTGTGCCACTCATGGCAGAGCAATTTGCAGGTATTTTCCCCGAAGTAAAAGCACAGTTAGATTTTATCGTCAATGTTGTGCGTGAAGAAGAAGCCGCTTTCCTGCGCACATTAGAAAACGGCTTGCGCATGTTGGATGACATCATCGCGCAGTCTGTTGCCACTAAACTCATTGACGGCAAAGTAGCATTTGAATTGTACGATACCTACGGTTTCCCGCTGGATTTGACGGCACTGATTGCACGCGAAAACGGCTTGCTGATAGATGAGGCAGGTTTTGACAAAGCCATGCAGGAGCAAAAAGACCGTTCGCGCAATGCTGCCGCTTCCGAAAAAGGCGATTGGGTCATTCTGGAATCTTCTGACGAGCCTACGGAATTTGTGGGCTACGAAGCCGATGAGGCCGAAGCCCGTTTGCTCCGTTACCGCCAAATAACCGACAAAAAAGGTACACAATACCAGATTGTATTAGACCGTACCCCATTCTATGCCGAAAGCGGCGGACAGGTTGGAGATACAGGTATTTTGGTAGTGCAGGGCGAAAACCCGCGCAAAATCCGCATTGCCGATACCAAAAAAGAAATTGACCAGATTATTCATTTTACTTACGATAACCTGCCTGAAATTTTGGCAGGAGTTAAGGGTGCGCCTGTTGTTACGGCACTGATTGACAACAGCCGCCGTCGCTTAATTGAAAGCAATCACACGGCCACTCACCTGATGCACGCTGCCCTGCGCGAGGTGCTCGGTACGCACGTTGCGCAAAAAGGCTCATTGGTGAACGATGAAGTGCTGCGTTTTGATTTCTCGCATTTTGCTAAAATGACCGAATCGGAAATTGCTCAGGTAGAAAAAATTGTCAATGCAAAAATTCGCGAGAATATTCCGTTGGACGAGCAGCGCAATGTGCCGATTGAAAAGGCCAAAGCAATGGGTGCAATGGCCTTGTTCGGTGAAAAATACGGCGACTTTGTACGGGTGATTACATTTGATAAAAATTTCAGCGTAGAACTTTGCGGAGGTACGCACGTTGCGCAAACAGGTGCTATCGGGCAGTTTAAAATTCTTTCCGAAAGTTCTTCTGCTGCCGGTGTGCGTCGCATTGAGGCCGTTACGGCAGCCAAGGCAGAGCAAATAATCAACGAAGAACTTGCCTTGCTCGATGCCGTGCGTGCGTTGTTAAAAAATCCGAAAGATTTGCTCAAATCCGTAGAAAACCTGCTGGACGAGAAGCAAGCCTTACAAAAAGAAATCGAACGCCTGCAAAATGAAGCGTTGCAAGGCATCAAACAGCAGTTGCGTACACAAATTGCCGATAAAAATGGCGTTCAGTTCCTTGCCGCACAGGTAGAAGTGCCCAAGCCTGATGCCCTCAAAACACTGGCGTTCCAACTGAAACAGGAAACAGAATCGCTGTTTGCGGTGCTTACGGCAGCCATTGACGGCAAAGCACATATTGCGGTGATGATTGCCGATGAGTTGGTAAAAGAGCGCAACTGGAATGCCTCCCAAATCGTGAAAGATCTTGCCAAGTTGGTAGAAGGGGGGGGGGGCGGTCAGCCTTTCTTTGCCACAGCCGCAGGTAAAAATACGGCACAACTGAAAGCCGTGCTTTCGGCTGCCGAACAGATTTTGGCGTAA
- a CDS encoding PAS domain-containing protein, protein MPINHVKQNTGNNITIPVIYGILGLVWITLSDRLLFSIISYTNADRATLEHISQYKGYFYVLLTSVLLYFLIRKHTNRLLAVTEDFRRLFENHPHPMWIYRTDTRQILIANHAACTEYGYTPEEFCQLNLYDLRPESEHHKLSAKLQKPAADYSNSGIWLHKRKSGETFYVNIFSHSSIYQNTPCRIVVAQNVNQHILAEQERINLENALLNSTLLSVTDLAGNIETVNDKFCEVCKYSREELLGKNHNLLNSGVHPPTYWQQLWETISQGKSWRGEICNRAKDGSIYWVKTVINPVFSPEGKIYKYLSINYEISERKQLEQHQAALLKDLSEYAFLTSHELRGPLARILGLTALFQMGEDAKIIIAKLQEEAKAMDEVIRQMNNTLMRNSHELISRERAQRSANVKL, encoded by the coding sequence ATGCCAATCAACCACGTAAAGCAAAACACAGGCAATAATATTACCATTCCCGTTATTTACGGGATACTTGGCCTTGTATGGATTACGCTGAGCGACCGACTGCTGTTTTCAATCATATCTTACACCAATGCCGATAGGGCTACACTTGAACACATCAGCCAATACAAGGGTTACTTTTATGTATTGCTGACAAGCGTGCTACTGTATTTTCTCATACGCAAACACACCAACCGACTGCTTGCCGTAACCGAAGATTTCAGGCGATTGTTTGAAAACCATCCGCACCCGATGTGGATTTACAGAACGGATACCCGTCAAATTTTGATTGCCAACCACGCCGCCTGTACCGAATACGGCTATACGCCCGAGGAGTTTTGCCAACTCAACCTGTACGATTTACGCCCTGAAAGTGAACATCATAAGCTATCCGCTAAGTTGCAAAAACCTGCGGCCGACTACAGCAATAGTGGCATTTGGCTGCATAAACGCAAGTCGGGCGAAACTTTCTACGTGAATATATTTTCGCACAGTTCCATCTATCAAAATACTCCTTGCCGCATTGTTGTTGCGCAGAATGTCAATCAACACATCCTTGCTGAACAGGAGCGCATCAATTTAGAAAATGCCTTGCTCAACTCAACTTTGTTGAGTGTTACGGACTTAGCAGGCAACATTGAAACCGTCAATGACAAGTTTTGCGAAGTCTGCAAATACAGCCGCGAAGAACTGCTCGGCAAAAACCACAATCTGCTGAATTCGGGCGTACACCCGCCGACCTACTGGCAACAACTCTGGGAAACCATCAGCCAAGGGAAAAGTTGGCGGGGAGAAATCTGCAACCGCGCCAAAGACGGGAGCATTTATTGGGTGAAAACGGTTATCAATCCGGTATTTTCGCCCGAGGGGAAAATTTACAAATACCTTTCCATCAACTATGAAATTTCGGAAAGAAAGCAATTGGAGCAGCATCAGGCAGCACTGCTGAAAGACCTCTCCGAATATGCTTTTCTGACCTCGCATGAACTGCGCGGCCCGCTGGCACGCATTCTTGGACTGACCGCTCTTTTCCAAATGGGCGAAGATGCAAAGATAATTATCGCGAAGTTGCAGGAAGAGGCCAAGGCGATGGACGAGGTCATCCGACAAATGAATAACACACTCATGCGCAACTCCCACGAACTCATCAGCCGCGAACGGGCGCAACGCAGCGCCAATGTCAAACTCTGA
- a CDS encoding OmpA family protein, with product MVIKYGFVVLLGVLFCISMSANAQEDKKDKRRNERRKDPKETTLKGQEFSLEDTAFFYDENEISFRNINKVPFYYNERQINLINKYQKEKQWDNLFRSLLSYTSRFGIGNFIDPSGMDMVWQLARVSGQLGKTQIMREAFQLIIKHYRGDLRSAWRRYDSLSRFDKPRYVSLDQYYQMLELRKHIDTLRPPHGVLTNIGDAVNSKFEDYGVTVSRDGKTLIFTSKRNRTPGTNRLNQTYNEDLYMTERIGDDTTQWQDAFPFADINSNYNEGSPCLSAKGDFIIFSRCEAPDGKGNCDLYISYRVDGRYWSEPENLGIVNSTAWDSHPSLSVTEDTLFFSSDRAGGFGGADLYFSVREPGGRWGEAKNLGPVINTQKNEVSPFIHHKYNVLYFSSDGQLVNYGDFDIFKSYNIRGRWTEPKNLGPLVNSKGREFYFAIDEQSDKLFFAKAEEDNPRNLDIYSYPMPMEAKPNAVVRFTGKVREITTGEIFKGIVSIIDLSDGVEVMPRYLSDDGVFEFELINNKRYMLIVQGENFFRLEEVFLLQGDTEKNVAVKSIQNVRFESIEFAEGSAQILPTMENDLHLIINFLVDYPEFQLKISGHTDSSGDAASNLKLSQRRADAIKKYLVNYGQINPERIQAVGYGSSRPIISPEKTPEHKKINRRVEFKIHKGGELAEDDSNK from the coding sequence ATGGTAATAAAGTATGGCTTTGTTGTTTTATTGGGCGTGCTTTTTTGCATAAGTATGTCTGCAAATGCGCAGGAAGATAAAAAAGACAAAAGACGCAATGAGCGACGCAAAGACCCTAAGGAAACTACGCTGAAAGGGCAGGAATTTAGTTTGGAAGATACCGCTTTCTTTTATGACGAAAACGAAATCAGTTTTCGGAATATCAACAAGGTTCCATTTTATTACAACGAGCGGCAGATAAATCTGATTAACAAGTACCAAAAAGAAAAACAGTGGGACAATTTGTTCAGAAGCCTGTTGAGTTATACCTCGCGCTTCGGAATAGGCAATTTCATTGATCCTTCGGGCATGGATATGGTGTGGCAGTTGGCGCGTGTGTCGGGGCAATTGGGCAAAACCCAGATTATGCGGGAGGCATTTCAACTTATCATTAAACATTACAGAGGAGATTTGAGAAGTGCTTGGCGGCGTTATGACAGCTTGTCGCGCTTTGATAAGCCCCGCTACGTGAGTTTAGACCAATACTACCAAATGTTGGAATTGCGCAAGCACATTGACACATTGCGCCCGCCTCACGGTGTGCTTACGAACATAGGCGATGCTGTCAATTCCAAATTTGAAGACTACGGCGTAACTGTTTCCCGCGACGGTAAAACACTGATTTTCACCTCTAAACGCAATCGCACGCCGGGGACTAACCGCCTGAACCAGACCTATAACGAAGACCTCTACATGACCGAGCGCATCGGCGATGACACTACGCAGTGGCAGGATGCCTTCCCTTTTGCCGATATTAATTCCAATTATAACGAAGGTTCGCCTTGTTTAAGCGCAAAAGGTGATTTTATCATTTTCTCCCGCTGCGAAGCACCGGACGGTAAAGGTAACTGCGACTTATACATCAGCTATCGGGTTGATGGGCGCTATTGGTCAGAGCCCGAAAATTTGGGCATCGTAAACAGTACGGCATGGGACTCGCACCCCAGCCTGTCTGTTACGGAGGACACGCTGTTTTTCTCTTCCGACCGCGCAGGCGGTTTTGGCGGAGCCGATTTGTATTTTTCCGTGCGCGAACCCGGTGGCCGATGGGGAGAGGCCAAAAATCTCGGCCCGGTGATTAATACACAGAAAAACGAAGTCAGCCCATTTATTCATCATAAGTATAATGTGCTTTATTTCAGTTCCGACGGGCAGTTGGTCAATTACGGCGATTTTGACATATTTAAAAGCTACAATATTCGCGGCAGATGGACAGAGCCGAAAAACCTCGGCCCTTTGGTAAACAGCAAAGGCCGAGAGTTTTACTTTGCCATAGATGAACAGTCGGACAAGCTGTTTTTTGCCAAAGCCGAAGAAGATAACCCGCGCAATTTGGATATTTATTCCTATCCCATGCCGATGGAGGCTAAACCAAATGCCGTTGTTCGCTTTACGGGGAAAGTCCGCGAAATAACCACCGGTGAAATTTTTAAAGGTATTGTATCCATCATAGACCTGAGCGATGGGGTAGAAGTTATGCCGCGCTATCTGTCCGACGACGGGGTATTTGAGTTCGAGCTCATTAACAACAAGCGCTACATGCTCATTGTGCAAGGCGAAAATTTCTTTCGCTTAGAGGAAGTATTTCTTCTGCAAGGCGATACAGAAAAGAACGTAGCGGTAAAAAGCATCCAAAATGTTCGGTTTGAATCTATTGAATTTGCAGAAGGCAGTGCGCAGATTCTGCCGACTATGGAAAACGACCTTCACCTGATAATCAACTTCTTGGTTGATTATCCTGAATTTCAATTGAAAATATCGGGACATACCGACAGTTCCGGCGATGCTGCCAGCAATTTGAAACTGTCGCAGCGCAGAGCAGATGCCATCAAAAAATACTTGGTTAATTACGGACAAATCAATCCCGAACGTATTCAGGCTGTCGGCTATGGCAGCAGCCGACCCATTATCTCCCCCGAAAAAACACCGGAGCACAAGAAAATCAACCGCCGAGTCGAGTTTAAAATCCACAAGGGTGGCGAATTGGCAGAAGACGACAGCAACAAGTAA
- a CDS encoding RNA methyltransferase — protein MRKLSMEELGRIDAAAYGQFANRRVAVVLDNVRSALNVGSVFRTADAFGIYKLYLCGITATPPNRDIHKTALGAQESVAWEHFADTEVCLAHLKSEGFQLAVVEQTDEKIMLHEFAPQSEANYAFIFGNEASGVSDAAVGMADFALEIPQFGTKHSFNIAVTTGIVLWHYFVHHQAN, from the coding sequence ATGCGCAAACTCAGCATGGAAGAATTGGGGCGGATAGATGCCGCCGCCTATGGTCAATTTGCGAATCGCCGCGTAGCTGTTGTGCTGGACAATGTGCGCAGTGCGCTCAATGTGGGCTCGGTGTTCCGAACGGCAGATGCTTTTGGGATTTACAAGCTCTATTTGTGCGGCATTACGGCCACTCCGCCCAACCGCGATATTCACAAAACAGCACTCGGCGCGCAGGAAAGCGTTGCATGGGAACACTTTGCAGATACGGAAGTCTGCTTGGCACATCTGAAAAGCGAAGGTTTTCAACTGGCCGTTGTAGAACAAACCGACGAAAAAATCATGCTGCATGAATTTGCTCCACAATCGGAAGCTAATTATGCTTTTATTTTTGGCAATGAAGCAAGCGGCGTAAGCGATGCAGCCGTTGGCATGGCAGACTTTGCGCTGGAAATTCCACAGTTCGGCACCAAACATTCATTTAATATTGCCGTAACAACAGGCATTGTTTTGTGGCATTACTTTGTGCACCATCAGGCAAACTGA
- a CDS encoding (deoxy)nucleoside triphosphate pyrophosphohydrolase: MSAVLYVTCAIIVANGRVLAARRALNRSQGGLWEFPGGKIHEGESAEECIRREIAEELGATVCIIDRLPDNVHHYADKSVCLIPFVCKPANNTDFQAIEHAEIRWCTDEELHALDWCAADITVLQQYMAWKITDKKSD; the protein is encoded by the coding sequence ATGTCTGCTGTCTTATACGTAACCTGTGCCATCATCGTAGCCAACGGGCGCGTGCTGGCCGCGCGTCGTGCGCTTAACCGTTCGCAGGGTGGCTTGTGGGAATTCCCCGGCGGTAAAATTCACGAAGGAGAATCCGCCGAGGAGTGCATTCGTCGCGAAATTGCAGAAGAACTTGGCGCAACTGTTTGCATCATTGACCGCCTGCCCGATAATGTGCATCATTACGCCGATAAATCCGTTTGTTTGATTCCGTTTGTCTGCAAACCTGCCAATAATACAGACTTTCAGGCGATTGAACATGCGGAAATTCGCTGGTGTACCGATGAGGAGTTGCACGCATTGGACTGGTGCGCCGCCGATATAACCGTATTGCAACAGTACATGGCTTGGAAAATTACAGACAAAAAATCGGATTAA
- the sufD gene encoding Fe-S cluster assembly protein SufD: MEKTDLKSLALAYLESKPPQSDIQKHAAEVFRSLDIPTTKNEEWKYLNLKNIASRAYTFANGNASDTAAAIAKPFVEAYDEQNANVLVFVNGVYMPALSRVVSPESDLKISNLREAKSKYAAEFGKYFGKYANDEHHIFAALNTAADAEGAFIYVPNNKTVEAPVILHYIASAEAGDVLVQTRNLFVVGTSAQLTVVEHYNSTEQANHSLTNMVTEVFVGGNARFDHYKIQNEANTSSHIGFTQTWQLQDSHYANTTVSLSGEIVRNNLHIAIDGQNCEAFMNGLYVLDGNTVVDNHTVADHRQPHSHSNELYKGLLDGKSQAVFNGKIFVRQDAQKTNAFQSNKNILLSPNANVDTKPQLEIWADDVKCSHGCTVGALDEEPLFYLRARGINEENARALLMFAFAEDVLERIQVESVRRHVEKIIAARLKMDI; the protein is encoded by the coding sequence ATGGAAAAAACCGATTTAAAATCGCTGGCATTGGCTTATTTGGAATCCAAACCGCCGCAATCCGATATACAAAAGCACGCCGCCGAAGTTTTTCGCTCGTTGGATATTCCCACTACGAAAAACGAAGAGTGGAAATATCTCAATCTGAAAAACATTGCTTCACGCGCCTATACGTTTGCCAATGGTAACGCAAGCGATACGGCTGCTGCAATTGCCAAACCTTTCGTTGAGGCTTACGACGAGCAAAACGCCAATGTGTTGGTGTTTGTAAATGGCGTTTATATGCCCGCACTTTCTCGTGTAGTTTCGCCCGAATCAGACCTGAAAATCAGCAACCTGCGCGAAGCCAAGAGCAAATACGCCGCCGAGTTCGGCAAGTACTTCGGCAAGTATGCCAACGACGAGCACCATATTTTTGCTGCGCTCAACACGGCTGCCGATGCAGAAGGCGCTTTTATTTACGTGCCGAACAACAAAACGGTGGAAGCCCCTGTTATTTTGCACTACATCGCCTCGGCAGAAGCCGGCGACGTGTTGGTACAAACCCGCAACTTGTTTGTAGTAGGCACAAGCGCCCAACTGACCGTTGTAGAGCATTACAACAGCACCGAACAGGCCAACCACAGCCTGACCAACATGGTAACAGAGGTGTTTGTAGGCGGCAATGCCCGTTTTGACCACTATAAAATTCAGAACGAAGCAAACACTTCTTCTCATATTGGCTTTACGCAAACTTGGCAGTTGCAAGACAGCCACTATGCCAACACAACCGTTTCGCTCAGTGGCGAAATTGTGCGCAACAACTTGCACATTGCCATTGACGGGCAAAATTGCGAAGCCTTCATGAACGGTTTGTATGTGCTGGACGGCAACACGGTCGTAGATAACCACACCGTAGCCGACCACCGCCAACCACATTCGCACAGCAACGAACTCTACAAAGGTTTGCTGGACGGCAAATCACAGGCAGTATTCAACGGCAAAATATTTGTCCGTCAGGATGCACAAAAAACCAATGCGTTCCAATCAAACAAAAACATTTTGCTTTCGCCCAATGCCAATGTGGATACCAAACCGCAATTGGAAATTTGGGCGGATGACGTAAAATGTTCGCACGGCTGCACGGTGGGCGCATTAGACGAAGAGCCTTTGTTCTACCTGCGCGCCCGTGGTATCAACGAAGAAAACGCCCGAGCCCTGCTCATGTTCGCTTTTGCCGAAGACGTGTTGGAGCGCATCCAAGTAGAAAGCGTTCGCAGGCATGTTGAAAAAATTATTGCCGCGCGGCTAAAAATGGACATTTAA
- the sufC gene encoding Fe-S cluster assembly ATPase SufC, translating into MLSIRNLQAAIGDKQILKGINLEIKPGEVHAIMGPNGSGKSTLASVLAGREDYEVTGGEVEFNGKNLLELAPEERAGEGLFLAFQYPVEIPGVSNTNFLKAAVNSVRKYRGEEPLDAVHFLKLIKEKMKLVNMDQALLNRSLNEGFSGGEKKRNEIFQMAVLEPKLAILDETDSGLDIDALRIVANGVNTLRNKDNGILVITHYQRLLDYIVPDYVHVLYKGRIVRSGTKELALELEEKGYDWIKAEVEAENA; encoded by the coding sequence ATGCTATCTATCAGAAATTTGCAGGCGGCCATTGGCGATAAGCAAATATTAAAAGGAATTAATCTGGAAATCAAACCCGGCGAAGTGCACGCTATCATGGGGCCTAACGGTTCGGGCAAGAGCACCTTGGCATCCGTGCTGGCAGGTCGCGAAGACTACGAAGTAACAGGCGGCGAAGTAGAATTCAACGGTAAAAACCTCTTGGAACTTGCCCCCGAAGAGCGCGCCGGCGAAGGGCTGTTTCTGGCTTTCCAATATCCGGTAGAAATTCCCGGCGTAAGCAATACCAACTTTTTAAAAGCTGCCGTTAATTCGGTGCGCAAATACCGCGGCGAAGAACCTTTGGATGCCGTTCATTTTCTCAAACTGATTAAAGAGAAAATGAAACTCGTAAACATGGACCAAGCGCTGCTGAACCGTTCGCTGAATGAAGGCTTTTCGGGTGGTGAGAAGAAGCGCAACGAAATTTTCCAAATGGCAGTACTGGAGCCAAAACTGGCCATTCTGGACGAAACCGATTCAGGACTGGACATTGACGCGCTGCGCATTGTTGCCAACGGCGTAAATACGCTGCGCAACAAAGACAACGGCATTCTGGTTATCACGCACTATCAGCGCCTGCTGGACTATATTGTTCCCGATTACGTGCACGTACTCTACAAAGGGCGCATCGTGCGTTCGGGCACCAAAGAGTTGGCGCTTGAGTTGGAAGAAAAAGGCTACGACTGGATTAAGGCAGAAGTAGAAGCCGAAAACGCCTAA